CATGAGGTGTTTGACGCAAGCGAAACTTGCAGAAAAGCGGCATTAAGATTTATGCCAGATGTTGTATGTGTGTAATGAAGATATATACTGATGCATTGTGCAGTGGCAAGGTAGCTTTGCATTTTGTTTTTGATCCTAGATAGGCTGAATCGGGTGATGCAGGGAGGTTAAACTGGTAAGGAAGCATAGTTAACAAATGAAAGAGTATGTGAAATACAGTTCCTGCATTTGTTCTAGGATAGTTTGGACACAAAAGAGTAGGAGATGCTTAGGTGATGCCAATACATGGTCTTAGATATAAATGCTTGTATATTTTGGCATTTGGGTGTATTTTACTGTATGTATATGATGTAGAAACACCTCTAGAATTCCTTATCTCACTTAGAGTTCCAATAAGATGCTCTTTCAACTGAAACCTCTTTCCAGTGCTATTCTTACCTACTTAAATTTATAAAAGGAACCAAGTTTATCCTTGAAATATTCAAGTTTGTATAGTAAACCTTTACCTCTTGTTTCGCTTCCACTTAGAGTACTGTATTTTCTCAGCTCTTCTCTTGAGTTTCAATTTGTGTATGCAAATGAAGTCAAATTACTCTCTGAATTATGGGTGCATTCTTCTATGGTGGATGTTCCTCTTGAaatctatgttgctcggactctctgAAAATGTTGCCGGGTGTGTgtcagatcctccaaaaatagtgtatttttggaggatccgacaggGGTGCGGcatcattttggagagtccgcgcaacttAGCTTGAAATATATTTCGTCGGGTAGTTCAACCTTATCGATTTCACTTAGTTACTTTATGACTTTATCTCTATgcctgttttgtccttgtaaggAAGGAGAAATCCTGTTTGACTGAACACAACCTAATTGAGCTACGAAGAAATCACTGTTTAACTGACTATAGCAATTCAAATGCAATTTTGTAGGTAAATGAATAAACTTTAATAAGTTATAAATTTCTTGCATAATCTCGATGCTCAGTAAAATGAGCTTACACTAAAGGACAATATTTATTATTTTGcatcctttttccctttttctctcCGCCGGATGTCTTTGCTCATGCTTATGCTTATTAATGTCTGATGCTGCTGACAGGTTTACATTTGATGCCATGCATGCAGTTACAGGGGCTTATGCAAAGCCCATTTTTGTTGACAAACTAGGAGCTAGCCTGGTATGTATGTATGCCGTGGAGTTGTTTCTTCAGCTATTGGACTATCTTGCAATTTCTTGGTTGTAGCTTTATCATTTTTGTATGTGTTATGTAGGAGTCTATTGCAAATGGAGAGCCACTGGAAGATTTTGGGCATGGTCATCCAGACCCTAACCTTACGTAAGAAAAGAACGTTTTATTGAAGTAGATCTGCTTTAACTTCTTGAAAAGAACTAATATATTTTAGTTATTTTGGTCAAGGTATGCCAAGGATTTGGTGAATATCCTGTATGGCGAGAATGGACCCGACTTTGGTGCTGCAAGTGATGGTATGCTTAAAAACCTTCTTGTTCAACACTTcaccaaaagttgtctttcaattAACTGGAGAACATATATGATATGCTTGGATGAAGTTCAAAATCTATGAGAACCttatatgaaagaaaaataattagaAGAGAATCAATATTAGAAGCCATCAAAAAACATTTAGTTAGATATTCCTCTCCTTCCCACCACTCCACCCCAAAGTCTCTGAAATGGAAAGAGATCAGAAAGAAAGGAGCAGGACAATTAGTCTCTACAAAGATTAAGTGGTCACTTTCTTCAATTGCATGGTTATACTACCGTTGAAAGCTTAATCACAGCAATTTGCTTCTTCCTTTCACTAGTTTGCACACATCGCTTTGCACATGATTCTAATggagaatgaaaataaaaatgtccTGACCATAATCAATTAAACGTTGTAATTTGTATCTTTATTACACATGAAAAGAAACATTATAATGTCTCTGGATATTTCCTTGTATAATTATTTAGAAATGATTCTGAAGAGTTTTTAGAAGACCAACTATTCTACTGTGCTGTTTTTCTAATTTATCCCGTTAAGGCCATTTCTTTAGTATTTCAACTGTATCATAATTTGTACTTCTTGGTTATACTGTCTTAATCTCTCTTGGCTAGTTGGCTTTCTTCCCACGTAATTTATGTCAGCTGGTTGTTTATGTGCTACATgtatcatttttcttaaaataatgaAAGTGGTGCCAGAGTCACTGTACATGCACTTCAACTATTTCGCGTTGTACCCATGCCTCCTATCAACGTATATATCGTGTAACTCTGACCGCCAGGCTTAGGCAGATAGAAAGAGATCACCAAGCGGTAAATGAAGTAAGGGAACATCAACGGAGTTTAGGGTTCATATCCCAACATAGACCAAAAGAATGACTTGAAACCTGTTTGGAAACTAATGTGTAATTACTAGGGATTACACAATATAGTAATCATAATGATTTGTTTGTTTGCTATAATGTAATTATAACGTAACTTTTagtgtcatgtttggttgataAGTGCAATTACATagctttattttttatatttaaataaaactaattataaaaaattaaataaacttttTTTAGATGGACATGTAAATAAGTTGCAATATATGACAAAGATACATGTATATAAGAAatatagaaaatgaaaaaagaaagaatttgaaaagtcatggtgtaattttttttttttatcaaaaaattACACCATGTAATTACCACCAATTCTTTACCGCCTTTGAGAATTGAAGAATGTAACTGCTCTCCTTCAATTGCACTCCAATGCCAAGCTAGTCAAATAATTACTCGGCCAGACAAACATGTTAAACCGTATAATTACACCCAAATCCATTACAAGGTAGCCTTCCAAATAGATATTAAGTGATTTCTTTTTGTCTGCCTAAGCTTTATTGAATAGACTTATTCAATAAATGTGCTAGTGGGAGGTAACTAATCACCATCGGAGTAGTCTAGGTGCACGACAATTGGCCCAAACGCCATCTATCctttttaaaaagaatttgatctagcttcattgaccactaggctaTACCGTTAAGTGCGTGCAAAATGTAGCCTCTTGAGGTTTGATTTTCGTTTATTTATTAGAATGACCAAGAATATTTTAGATGTTAACAGAAAGGTCAAAACTTATTTGCTTGTCATAAGCTAAATCATGATGTTCTGTTTGTAAATATTTTAACTCCATAAGAGATTTAAAGCAATTTCCTTTATAAGGAATAATTAGAACAAACCCTGTCATCAAAACATCTCCTATTTCTCTCTATCCAAATTGTCTACGCAATGCACGGAGGGATAGTACGACCGATCTTTTTAAtgtcttttctcatttttaagattcttttctttatttttcttttttgtaagaCTGCTTTAAGGGTGAATACCACATGAAAGAGATATTTTCAAAGGTTTTAAAAGAAAGAGATATTTCCAAAGTATGTCAAAACTCATACATAATGAAATCGCTGAAAATCTTTTGTCATCATATTACGTAAATAGTATCAAGTCGAGTATTCAATTTGGAATTTACgaaattaagttaaaactttatAGGGACTTCCTCTTCTTTTTAGGCTTTCAATTCAAAAGGAGTTGGTgcattattttttagtttttcgtTAAAATTCCTTAGAAGTTTCCAAAATTTACAAGAGGTGAAAATTcaattcaaaagtttttttttcttttaacctATTAGAAAACCCCTTTTCCTTTACCATGCTCTTTCTGGGTTTTAGTATTAGCTCAAATAAATTGTAGCTAATTAAAAATTAGTTACTCTTCATATAAATCACTAAGATTAAAAATTGTTTCATTGGTGGAATAAAATAGGGTTCACTTTTTTATATGTTACCGTTCTCAAAAAAtaggttaatttttttattttaatctaATTCTGGCTTTTATTGATGTTAAACACTTTAAACACAATTGAATATGGAGGAATTCCTAATTTCTATGTTTGTGAAATTTGTAAGAATCTCACATTTGTTAAGTGTATGGGTTGTAGTTCCGTATGGTTTTGGATAATCTTCATATTTCGAATTAGCTTTTGGGTTGAGTTAGGCCTAATGCCAATTTTCTTAACGTGGTATTAGAGTCAGATGGGCTGTATTCTCCTCTACTTGAGCTAGCTTTTCAAGTTAAGTTAGACTCAAGGTCTATTTTCTTAACaacaattaatttaaaaataatttgtagGTTACATTTCTTATTATGGGAGGGATTAGGATATAGTCCGAGACACCTTTGAGTTCCGTTCCAGTAACAGAATCATGAAGATTTCCTGTGGGTTATGGACTATTGAGTATTGGAAAATGGTGCGCTTACTTAGAGGCCTCGCTGCATGTTCCCTTAGATTTTGAGGGTCTCAGACTGCTTGCTGGAAAACAATATTACACCCATAATACATTGATTTGGGTGTCATCGAATTCAAAGCCTATTAATCACACGGGTATTACCTAAGCTTTAGTAGAAGGCGAAGCAATAGTTATCTCCATTCTCATTGCATGGTTGCGTTACACCGATTCTACTTAAGCATCAACTTTGAAGCATGCACACGGATTTAGTTGAAGATGGATAGGCTAATGTTAAATTTGTCTTTCGGTGATTGGTGGTGGAGTTTTGGCCGTAATCTTATGGTGTGCATCCTTTATTGAAATGGTTAGTAGATAATGCCAGAAAAGGTCTTTACTTAGTAAGCAATCAAATGCATTGTCTTCACCAGCAATTCCCATAGCACTTCACACAAATGTCCTCTTGCTATTTCAGTTTGCTACGTTGTTATGCATTTTTTGCTAGAAATttatcttttgttgtttgaatatcGAGCCTTTCTAGTGGGGCTTGTTACACTCTACGCAGTTAATTGTGTAAAAGTTCACTGATAAATGCAAAGCAGAAATATATATTCATATTTCATACACAGGAAACCTAAAGACAAATTCTAATTAGTCTAAGGTTTTTGTGTGGGGTTGATAGGGATTTTACCGATGCTGAAGATAGCTTGCTTACCAAGCCGCCCACTTGAGAAGCTAATCGCCAGGAAAGAAGCGAGGAGGGGGTGTTTCACTTGGAATAATTTCTTAAGTTAGTACAAATGAAAATCTGATAAGTAGTACTGAAGGGTCCATTTGTTCTTGTTGAAGCTCAATTATAATGAGAAAAAGGAAAGAGTTTGTAGTTCAAACCCAATCAGCGTGAAGGTAAAGCAAGGTGGATCCAATTGTGgcataattttaattaattgttgTACACATGGGAGGCTCAAGGGGGAGGTTAGTAAAGCCTTTGCTTTGGGCCCGAAGAATTTTAAATAgtagattttataattttatttttcctttgtagaTACTGAAGTTtgtaaaaaaagaaggaaaaaggtaCGAAATCTGTATAAAGGAAGTTTAAAGACTGTataaatattttagaactttaaattaaactaCTAAAATCTTTatataagttaaaaaaaaaaaattcttacaaCAAGGTCCAAGGTAATGTTTTGCAAACACATGGCCGACATCTTATTAATTTGAATGAATCATTATTAATCTAAATAATAATATACTATACCTTAAAGGCTTTATCTCTTGTAAAAATACTACACTATAAACAAGTACGAAAAAAGAAAGGCGACACTAACTTcttgcatatatttgtgtgtaTGTGTTTAAGACACTTATTAAGAGTTGGTTTTAGGCCAGTACACGTTGACAAGAAATAAGGTGGAAGATTTTTGAGGGATAGAAAGAAACATAATGATAAATAACATACATCAACGACTTGAGCTTCATGTCagcttatttatatttttatgtcTACCTAATTATCTATTTCCCAGCTATAAGTGAAGTTTCGCGTTAACTTCTTCCTATTGTTCATATCCTATATAATAAGAAAGTTCCTATCATATCTATGCCAAGTTAGTCTGATTATATACTGCAATCTTCTGCCATGTGGAAGTCTGATTTTCAATTGTACACTTACGCAGGGGATGGTGATAGAAACATGATTCTTGGAAGACGCTTTTTTGTTACTCCATCTGATTCTGTTGCAATTATTGCTGCCAATGCCCAAGATGCTATTCCATATTTTCAGTCCGGGCCTAAGGTAGAAGCACTTAAGCTTATCATGCACCTTTGGCTTTGATCCTTACACACCACAAAGTTGATGCATATACCTTGTAGGGTTTAGCTCGATCGATGCCCACTAGTGGTTCTTTGGATCGTGTTGCTCAAAAGCTAAACCTCCCCTTTTATGAGGTTAGAACTTGTTTACTGCTCTTTAGTTTTTGATGATGTTGCACTCTTTAACTATTCTTTTCCAACTATGCCCTTAGGTGCCAACTGGGTGGAAATTCTTTAGTAATCTAATGGATGCTGGAAAATTGTCAATTTGTGGTGAGGAAAGTTTTGGGACTGGTTCTGACCACATCCGTGAAAAAGATGGTATATGGTATGTTTCTATGTTCATCCATGATGAAAACTCCTTTCTTAAGTTGTTTGCGGCCGCCAAATATGGTTAAACATTAGTTTCAATGTGTTTTTTTCCTTTACCTCATCTGGATATTGTGGAATAAAGGTAAATAAGAATGAGAACATTTATCTCTTACATTGTTAGTAATACTATGATGGTATTGTTGACTGTACCCATTTACTCAAATCTCATGCGGTGGAACTGCTGTTGGTTTACCCTTCCATTCCATCTTAAATGATGCCATTGGATATTGCTATGTGTCCTTGCTTAGACCCTATGGCGATATGAGAGCTTATTCATCCTTAAGAGATTCTTCTCTTAACCCGTATCACCAAAATGAGTTGTTGCTCTTCTATGCTACATTTTAAACTTTCCCCAAGCCTTAGTATAACAACAATCAACTCTTTTTGTTCTTACTTTTTAAATATGTAACTATAGGGCTGTTTTAGCTTGGCTTTCAATACTTGCAAATCGAAACAAGGACAAAAGATCAGGGGAGAAATTGGTTTCCGTTGCTGATGTTGTGACGGAGCACTGGGCCACTTATGGAAGGAATTTTTTTTCGAGATATGACTATGAGGTAAGCACATTATGTTATGTGATGACTTTCCGTATTTGATAAACATCTTTTTACATCTATGTTAGTTGTCTTTCGGTGTGTGTCATGGATTACCTAATTGTTCAGATGATGTTTAATTGCAACAATTTGCCATAATTCTCTAACCAGGAATGTGAATCAGAAGGAGCAAATAAGATGATAGAGTATCTTCGGGATTTGATTTCTAAAAGCAAGGCCGGTGATAAGTTTGGTAAGTTATCGTTTTTAAGTTAAATTTTCCAAGATTACAACATTTTAAGTTAAATTTTCCAAGATTACAAcattttaagttctttaagtACTGAAGGTTCTCTTGTAGGAAGTTATGTCCTGGATTTTGCTGATGACTTCACCTATACTGATCCTGTAAGTTCTGGAATTTCTTAGAAATGAGAATGTTTAACTATCAACTGTTGAATTTTTTGATTAGTTGTGTGCATTTTTCAGGTTGATGAAAGTGTCGCATCCAAACAGGGAGTTCGCGTTGTTTTCAGTGACGGGTCCCGGATCATCTTTCGACTATCGGTCTGCATTGGTTCCTTATGTTAAATCCCTGAGAATATAGTATAACCATCTGTTTCAAATTGAGTGTCATTTTGATTTCAGCCCCATTTCAAAATTAAATCTGCTTCACCACAGAAATTGTAGCTCCACAGTCCATTCCCAAACCACTATTTGTGAAAAAATCTATATAGTCTCCACGTCCATTGTTTTTGAAAATTGCTACTGGAAATTATTGCTCCCTGATTGTTACTATTTGATGCTACTCTTTCTCCCCTTTTACTGAAAATTGTTGCCCCCTGATTGTTACTATCTGATGCtgctttttctcctctttttccttATCGTCTTTTGTCtcccccctctttcttcttcttcccttttcttcctttccaccttttcttgagccgagggtctatcggaaacaacctctttagCTCTCCAAGTAGGGGTATggcctgcgtacacactaccctccccaggccCCAcctgtgagattatactgggtatggTATTGTTGTTCTATCAAGTTTTCATCTTGAAAAGCATGTTAGGGGCCAAATGAGAAATTGAAGTTGATATAGAGGGACTATCATTTTATTGTGTTGTGTGGGCTTTTGTCTCCAgtcccttttatttttttatccataaattactctatgtAGTTTATTAATGGAAACCTCAATTTTACAGGGTACTGGTTCTGCTGGTGCAACAGTTAGAATATATATTGAACAATTTGAGCTGGATGTATCCAAACACGACATGGATGCTCAAATTGCGTTGAAACCATTGATAGGTAGATTGTTCATCTACGAGCTTAACTATGTAATATTCCCATTCCTCGAAAATTTAACTAGTTATCTTTTGCAGATCTAGCTCTTTCTGTATCAAAACTAAAGGACTTCACAGGAAGAGAAAAGCCAACTGTCATCACATAAAGGCATAGATATCTGCAACTACTATTGCTTAGTTGGGAGCCTTAGCAGGTTGGATGCTTCCTTTGTTCCtgaattttacatgatatatggTTCGTCCTTGTTTGGCTGCATGTAGACAGTCTTCTGGGACCAGAAATTAGAATCATGTAAATTATCCCATGAAAACTAAAACATATGACTGGAGTACCTAATCAATAGAAAGCTGCTGCACtatattttaatttctttctagaatttttttttattttttttatttttataaatttgttACAGTCAACCCTTTTGACTTATGGCATCCTCTTTGCGACATTAGAAATCGAGATTTCCAACTAACATGTGCCTTCTTTTTCTGAGCTATATTCCAAATTATCTGTGTGTTCCATTAAATTGATTCCTACTATGTCAGTAATTATGATGCATGGTTCATAGTTCTGAATGATCTTCCGTGGTAGCTTAGTCTATCTACTTAGTCTATCTTGGCCAAAATAATTGGGCTGTCTCAGCTACTGTAGACAGCTTATTCCAGTCTATGTGACCATCCCCGTGCTCGTACTGGCTATTTGTGATGGCGTATTTGTGGGATCACTCAAGTTCCTTGTGAATTAATTATAGTCGATTTCAGGTGGTTTTAATGAGATTCTTGGGCATCTCTCTTTCTGATCCTCATCTTCATAGTTTATATACTAAAATCTCTTTCCTGGTGTTGTTGTGCATTATTGAAAATTGCCTTGAAAGGTTATCATCCTATATCTAGATGAGCACTTTCCATAAGCaattagtttttttcttttaaaagaaactgCAAGGATAAAAGGACTTATTATATTAAGTACTTGCTATTATGGTAGTTATTTTAATGTGTTGGATAGAATATATCAGCTTATAAACACTATGAATAACATACTATTCTGGCCAGCATATGCGAAAATCTGTACAGAAGCATGGGACCTTTGCTTAAAGTAGTCATGTAATACTGCATTAATGTCAAGGTTGAATCTAGGGATAAAAAAACTCTCAATTTCCTCACTAGACCTAAATGCTTTCTTTCACGTTAGATGGAATGGAACAAGGATCGCTCATATGAAGTGAGGTTTTCAATGAATTTTTCTACTATGAATTATCCATATGTCATACTACGGAAAAAGTTCACTGATGAGGTAGCTCAAAATTGTACAAGAAAAAAATGCATAACACAAAATTGAAGCTGGTCTGGGTGGATAAGTGATCGAACTTGTCTTCCAAACAGCTCAATAATCTCTTCTTCAAGTAGCCAGCTTCTATAAAAGGATCAAAAGTGAAAAAGCTATGAAGGGCGGATCAAAATTAGTAAACAAAAGTCGAGATTTTCTTGCTAGAAATCTTGGCTCTATATAGTGTACGATATTCCATAACTAGTTCAGCTCCAACTTGTCCAGAAAAAGAGGCTATATGGAAATGGGGGTGTCTTTGTTCATATTGTGCATTGATGGGTGAATCCTGTGACTAGATTTACCTCCAGTAGATCACTGTAACATTGTCAGAGAAGCTTGAAAACATATCCAATAAGAAAAAAAGTTATAGAAAAGGCTCTTTAGGTTGTCATGTTATAACACGGAGAATTCAATCCTGGAATATTTACAGGTTATGTGTGTGTTGGGCAAGTGGGCTACTATGGATCAACTTGCAAGTCAGCTAATTCCTTTTCATGAGTTTAGCGTAGAGAAATCTTTAGCTTAATTTGGTTGAACCAAACCCATTCCAAGTTCAACCAAAGTAGGTTATTCTCAAGTTGGATTACCCTCCACCTTAAAATGATAGGTGCTGAGCTCAGTGGGTGATTTGTACTTTGTTTTTATGAAACATCACAGGAGTAATATTTTTTCCGTCGAAAGTTTAGAAATATCATCTCTTGGGCCCTCACTATATATAAGAGTAACCTAGTCCGTATCTGAATATTTGTGCTGGAAGAAGTCATATATTTGGAATATATGTAGTTTTGCGAATTTAGGAATTCTTAAAATCGAGCTTAAATTGCTTCAGATGAGAGAAATTAAGCTAGAACTAGATAAATTAAATCCTTGTCATGGTCTGTGTTTGAGAAAAATCTGCCAGTTACCTTTGCTTTTTAATTTGAGTTCGATACATATTTGATGCAGTTCTCTACAATTTTAGAGTACTGAATTTTATATATAGGGAACTTGAGTTTGTAATTACGTCGCTTTTGTTatcttttttaatttaataatctTATattttgtatacggtcaaaatcgaatTTGCCCTTCGTGTGACTAATCAAGATTGGAGCATTATGGACCGAGGTTCGTCATTATAATATTGAGCGGTGATGTGAAGTTGGGTTGTCGAgttcgagacccagagaccgatcaataccaAGATCGAGTCAAGACCGATCAATACTAAGaccggccaagatcgagaccgagtcaagatcgagctcaAGACCTCGAAACCGACCAATACCGAGaccggccaagatcgagaccgagtCAAGGAGCAAAGAGCCGTTATAACCGCAtttggggagagaatctcggcggaaatcacgACTTGAATCaagaaaaaactaattaattaatttatcatgggatctccactatatatttttaattatatccaaagtaagATTCCCCCATTATATCAAGAGTGGTTATCATCTGTAAAAAGGGGGATGGATACATGGAGATTCACTGAAATTTACATAACATCTAGCTAATATTATCCTCTTTTGGCTTTgatattgattcatcttgttcTCTTATCAATCACTATCTATCCAATTTGGGTTTGTATTCATTCTTTTTACAGTTAAAATTCgatatatttttacttatttttccaatttgtaCCAAgatataccacgtatccttagaactatgtataaattcaactctatccgtttttcgggtaaacggtttggcacccaccgtggggctaaggataatagtggttatttggtacgaatctatgtaaaacacactattttacacttgctcttggaagtgtctttgatttcaggttaaaaacaacgaactctcaattaatggccctacctattaacaacgaagctggccttcaagatgagaataaCAACCTGACGCCCGGAGATGAAAGACCACTCGTTGCCCCCGTTAGAACTCGGGCCGTAGATCCAATTGACGTTAATTCGCATatggccattgaggcgaaccaacgttctgaccccgaaaacaacattcatggtggaactcgtTATGCAGTTCGAAACATCCAAAATGTTGGAGAAGATGGGATCAGCCTGcgcatgattttcgaaatgttacaagctcaacaggtagcgatagctcagtcgcagagccaaacccaggcaccgagcagGCCTGAGCCCGGTCCACcccgagaagtcacccacaaaacggggccagctgtagtaaggtcaaatgaacaagaatcggggactaatcccgaaattataaagatgctcgaggaactgacaaaacgaatagagtcaggagaaaggaagattgaagcaaacgataaaaaaatggaaacttataactccagggttgatcagatcccgggggcacctcCAATATTAAATGGCTTGGATTCCAAATAATTCGTACAAAAACCCTCCCCCCTGAGCGCAACTCCAAAACCtatccccaagaagttccgcatgcccgaaaTTACTAAATATAATGGAATGATCGACCCCAAcaaacacgtcacctcttacacatgtgccattaaagggaacgttCTACAAGAAGAggagatcgaatccgtattattaaagaagttcggggaaaccctgtcaaagggagcaatgatatggtatcataatttaccacctaactctattgatgcttttgctatgcttgcagattctttcgtaaaagcatatgccggagccataaaggtcgaaaccaggaagtcagaccttttcaaggtaaggcaaaaagataacgagatgctaagagagttcgtatctcgtttccaaatggaacgaatggatctaccaccggtcacGGGCGATTGgaccgttcaagctttcacccaaggactgaacgaacgaagcttgatggcttcacgacagttgaagaaacatttgatcgagtacccggcTATTACCTCGGccgatgtacacaatcgatatcaatcaaagattagggtcgaagacgaccagctgGGTTTTGGGTCCATTATTAAAAGGGACATCGACCGAGAACCAATGTCGAACAGGGACCGATACCGACCGTATATCGGAGATCGTATGGGTAGCGAACCGGGACGCAACTCCGTACAAAGTGAAATGAGaggtgatcgaggccaagggtctcgAGGTTTGATGAACAATAATGGGTTCGACAGGCATACCGGGCCTAAGGAAGCATCgtgattatcagaatataacttcaacattgatgcatccgccatcatatcggctatcgg
This DNA window, taken from Nicotiana tabacum cultivar K326 chromosome 4, ASM71507v2, whole genome shotgun sequence, encodes the following:
- the LOC107782098 gene encoding phosphoglucomutase, chloroplastic isoform X2 — translated: MESAIALTRFYHPLLTGSYSHHLRSLSLFNSTPIFPKLSSVKYPFATISPARFIVTASSSPLSPSTTVAESQGLEIKSVPTKPIEGQKTGTSGLRKKVKVFMQENYLANWIQALFNSLPPEDFKNGLLVLGGDGRYFNKEASQIIIKIAAGNGVGKILVGKDGIMSTPAVSAVIRKREANGGFIMSASHNPGGPDYDWGIKFNYSSGQPAPESITDKIYGNTLSISEIKIADIPDVDLSQLGVTKYGNFSVEVVDPVADYLELMENVFDFSLIRSLISRPDFRFTFDAMHAVTGAYAKPIFVDKLGASLESIANGEPLEDFGHGHPDPNLTYAKDLVNILYGENGPDFGAASDGDGDRNMILGRRFFVTPSDSVAIIAANAQDAIPYFQSGPKGLARSMPTSGSLDRVAQKLNLPFYEVPTGWKFFSNLMDAGKLSICGEESFGTGSDHIREKDGIWAVLAWLSILANRNKDKRSGEKLVSVADVVTEHWATYGRNFFSRYDYEECESEGANKMIEYLRDLISKSKAGDKFGSLVGSYVLDFADDFTYTDPVDESVASKQGVRVVFSDGSRIIFRLSGTGSAGATVRIYIEQFELDVSKHDMDAQIALKPLIDLALSVSKLKDFTGREKPTVIT
- the LOC107782098 gene encoding phosphoglucomutase, chloroplastic isoform X1 codes for the protein MESAIALTRFYHPLLTGSYSHHLRSLSLFNSTPIFPKLSSVKYPFATISPARFIVTASSSPLSPSTTVAESQGLEQIKSVPTKPIEGQKTGTSGLRKKVKVFMQENYLANWIQALFNSLPPEDFKNGLLVLGGDGRYFNKEASQIIIKIAAGNGVGKILVGKDGIMSTPAVSAVIRKREANGGFIMSASHNPGGPDYDWGIKFNYSSGQPAPESITDKIYGNTLSISEIKIADIPDVDLSQLGVTKYGNFSVEVVDPVADYLELMENVFDFSLIRSLISRPDFRFTFDAMHAVTGAYAKPIFVDKLGASLESIANGEPLEDFGHGHPDPNLTYAKDLVNILYGENGPDFGAASDGDGDRNMILGRRFFVTPSDSVAIIAANAQDAIPYFQSGPKGLARSMPTSGSLDRVAQKLNLPFYEVPTGWKFFSNLMDAGKLSICGEESFGTGSDHIREKDGIWAVLAWLSILANRNKDKRSGEKLVSVADVVTEHWATYGRNFFSRYDYEECESEGANKMIEYLRDLISKSKAGDKFGSLVGSYVLDFADDFTYTDPVDESVASKQGVRVVFSDGSRIIFRLSGTGSAGATVRIYIEQFELDVSKHDMDAQIALKPLIDLALSVSKLKDFTGREKPTVIT
- the LOC107782098 gene encoding phosphoglucomutase, chloroplastic isoform X6 — translated: MESAIALTRFYHPLLTGSYSHHLRSLSLFNSTPIFPKLSSVKYPFATISPARFIVTASSSPLSPSTTVAESQGLEQIKSVPTKPIEGQKTGTSGLRKKVKVFMQENYLANWIQALFNSLPPEDFKNGLLVLGGDGRYFNKEASQIIIKIAAGNGVGKILVGKDGIMSTPAVSAVIRKREANGGFIMSASHNPGGPDYDWGIKISEIKIADIPDVDLSQLGVTKYGNFSVEVVDPVADYLELMENVFDFSLIRSLISRPDFRFTFDAMHAVTGAYAKPIFVDKLGASLESIANGEPLEDFGHGHPDPNLTYAKDLVNILYGENGPDFGAASDGDGDRNMILGRRFFVTPSDSVAIIAANAQDAIPYFQSGPKGLARSMPTSGSLDRVAQKLNLPFYEVPTGWKFFSNLMDAGKLSICGEESFGTGSDHIREKDGIWAVLAWLSILANRNKDKRSGEKLVSVADVVTEHWATYGRNFFSRYDYEECESEGANKMIEYLRDLISKSKAGDKFGSLVGSYVLDFADDFTYTDPVDESVASKQGVRVVFSDGSRIIFRLSGTGSAGATVRIYIEQFELDVSKHDMDAQIALKPLIDLALSVSKLKDFTGREKPTVIT
- the LOC107782098 gene encoding phosphoglucomutase, chloroplastic isoform X7 gives rise to the protein MESAIALTRFYHPLLTGSYSHHLRSLSLFNSTPIFPKLSSVKYPFATISPARFIVTASSSPLSPSTTVAESQGLEIKSVPTKPIEGQKTGTSGLRKKVKVFMQENYLANWIQALFNSLPPEDFKNGLLVLGGDGRYFNKEASQIIIKIAAGNGVGKILVGKDGIMSTPAVSAVIRKREANGGFIMSASHNPGGPDYDWGIKISEIKIADIPDVDLSQLGVTKYGNFSVEVVDPVADYLELMENVFDFSLIRSLISRPDFRFTFDAMHAVTGAYAKPIFVDKLGASLESIANGEPLEDFGHGHPDPNLTYAKDLVNILYGENGPDFGAASDGDGDRNMILGRRFFVTPSDSVAIIAANAQDAIPYFQSGPKGLARSMPTSGSLDRVAQKLNLPFYEVPTGWKFFSNLMDAGKLSICGEESFGTGSDHIREKDGIWAVLAWLSILANRNKDKRSGEKLVSVADVVTEHWATYGRNFFSRYDYEECESEGANKMIEYLRDLISKSKAGDKFGSLVGSYVLDFADDFTYTDPVDESVASKQGVRVVFSDGSRIIFRLSGTGSAGATVRIYIEQFELDVSKHDMDAQIALKPLIDLALSVSKLKDFTGREKPTVIT